The Phycodurus eques isolate BA_2022a chromosome 5, UOR_Pequ_1.1, whole genome shotgun sequence DNA segment GTCACGCCAAATCCAGCGTTACAGCTGTGTGAGCTGCTGGCTGAACGCGAAAATCAATCCCCCCCACTGTTGAAAAAGACAGCTGACACATACATGCTGCTAAAATGATGGACTTTGACAACGTGTTGTCAATCGCCACTCAAAACAAGGGCGTCAGCAGTGTACAGGTAAGTGAAATGAgcaaatatcttgtttttttatttcctggcACAGAAATGCCAGCTCGTCTGGGCTGTCACTGAGTCCCCGAAAAGCAGTAGCAACATTGCTGCTAAATTCCACCTCGTCTGTTCGTTGTCGCTCTAAATACACCGCTTAAATGAACGATATTTATTGACGAATTAGTTTGAAGAAAAGTCAAATTGAATAAAGACTGAAGTTGCGTAAACACGTTgtgacacatatagacacgagTGCAAAGTTTACACTCAAGGCCCACTACTTCATTTGATCAGAACGCTCTCAGAGAGAGtgtttagaatcagaatcagaatcatctttatttgccaagtatgtccaaaacacacaaggaatttgtctccggtagttggagccgctctagtacaacaaacagtcaatttacagaacactttggggacattgacaaaaaacaattgtgcaaaaagatgcagagtcctctagcacttagagcagttcgaacgactaatattgcaatagtatCAGTGTACATGAATCTGGTCACTGGgcttaaacattttgaaacaaaagtGAATGCACCTCGCACATCTCATTTTTAAAGATGAACTATCGTACGAGAGCAGGGTGTATTTTCCAGCAAAATGTTGGCCATATTCCAAATTGTACGTCATTTGGAGCATTTGCTCTGTAAAGTCCCACTTGACTTGAATGCCACCAtcttaagaaaataaaatacaggggCAATGGTTGCAAGTTGGGGACCTGGTACCCATAGTAATAGGAAGGGTGGCGGGTCTCTTGGCTggactcctcctcctcgcccctccctttgggactggtcggggcgcttcggttgggctgAGGGACcgtcctggggagtgggtggcgcccccctggctgggtcccccACAAGAAGGGCTCGCTGGCTTGACccacccttcctcgatgtgccgcCACAACAATtccatacaccagttgactaacatgcgtGTGATACGATGTTCATTCACTAATCGGTTCCATAGACgcgctataggctttaattgcttgcgATGGGACTACTAGTAATAACACAGGTTGTCtgtattaagatatcaactcacgagttcttacaggtgtttagacactataaaagccgattaaaaaaagaagcagagaaagtatttcaaactcccctgttgcacagcaaaactattCCACCACAAAAAGGCATatagatcttccattctgcatggccatgcagctgaacaggacgggtactaactaactaactaaatggGTAGGTAAGTCCAGTGGTCATGTAGTAGTTCCCAATGGCGGGTCTCACTTGACTTCAGCCACATCAAGGATTACACCctgctttgtctttttgtgttaaATGTTGACTGAAGATTCGCACTGcgtattttaatgttgtcctCTTTTCAACAGAAAAGATATAGTTTACAAACTGGCCCACCTAAAAAAGACCTGAAGTCAAAAGGAGTAAACCCTGCTGCTGTGCAGGCACTCTTGAAGAAGCGACAAAATGACGCCAGAGTGAGAGGTAAGACgtgcaaattgttttttgttttttccccccaaaagagtttatacaatatttatctgttttcaGAAACTGAATTGAAGAAACAGAAGGAGGATCTTCTCGCAAAAAGGGTTGAGTTGAAGTCTGATCGTAAAGCGAGAGCCATGGCTTCCAGAACGAAAGACAACTTCAAAGGTTACAACGGCATCCCAGTGGTGGATGTTCCAAAGAAGAGGAGGTCAAAGCAGGAAATTGAGATGGACGAGAGAGGGAATGAGGAAACATTTAGAAATTATTCAGTTGACCCAGAGGAGGATGAAGACAATTATGAATACGAGCAAACAGATTCTGAGCCCGACCCAGATCCGGAACCTCTGAGGCCTGGGAAAAACTCAAGTTTTAGTGGACACAGTAGTAACTCCAGGGCCTCCCCTAAAAAACCTAGCGGTCCTCCCAAGTCTGCTCCGCCCTGCATGAACTTTGCAGACTTGCTCAAATTGGCGGAGAAGAAGCAGTTTGAGCCAGTTGAGTTAAAAGCAAAGATAGTGAAGGATGAAAGGCTCCACACAGCTGAAGAGTTAAAGGAGCTGGAGATGGAACGCAGAGCAAAGAGCCGCAACAAAGACTTGAAGACAGAGCGAGAGCACAGGCCTCAGTCTAGTTCTGGTTTTGTGAGGAAAAACACGTCACAGAAAGAGCCGAAGAATTGTAAACCACAAAAGAGCTTATCAGAAAGGCCAAATCAGTCCAATGGGGTAATGAACAAGTCTGTAGCAACACCGTATAAGACTACCATtggtgagagagaaagagacagacCCAAGATCCCAGTTACTTCAAAAACCACTTCTTCTCCGGTTTCAGTTAAACAGGGGGTCCCTAAACCTTTATCTCATCATGCAGCCAGTGCTTCAAGCGACCCTCGGTTAAAAAAGGAGAGCTCTGTATCTGTTCAAGGAAAGCCCTCAGGCATACCTCATTCCAAGCCTCATGGCACATCTGGCAGGGATCTCAAATCTCCAAATAGCaacccacaaaaaaacaggCCTACCCAGGGTCGCTCGGCAAAGCAGGAGCGCCCAGTTGTAAATCACAAGTCTGGAATGGGAGAACCACCAAGGTTTGGAAGCAATCCTGCAGTAAAATCTAGTGGTAATTCCTTGGTCAGACCTTTATCAAGTGGCCGTCCCAAAGAAGAGAACCAACGTCAGTCAAGGCCTGGGGTAACACCACAGCCAAAAGCTAGTGGTAGTGGCTTACAGGGTCACCCTGGGGGGAGAGCGGGCCGGCCACCGGGTTTCGGACAAGGTCGAGCCACAAGTGgagggccggggattggaccGGGCCGAGGTCCTAGCGGAGGACCCCCGCCCAATAGGCAACCCTCAGGCAGCTTTGGATCAGGACCTGGGAGACCCAAGTGCACTGTGGTGTCTGAGACTATCTCATCAAAAAATGTCAGCGGAGCCAGACCGGGAGTTCCTCCTCGGCCAGCGATACCACAAAGGCCTGGTGTGGCACCCAGACCAGGTGGGCCAACAAGACCTCTGAACAGACCACCAGGTATAATACAATACTGCACAGATTTACTACAATAGTAACAATGGTAAAAACTTGAAAGTGGACATTTTTCACTCAAGCGggacagtttttcttttgctggTGTGTAGTTTTAATCATTCTTTTGTTATTGTATACATGAAAGTTcttattgtctttgtttgaaaGAAGGCTGTTTGAAATCAACTAGCTACCTGCCCCACGTATTCACTGATGTCAACTTATCTCATCTGCACGCTCGGCCTGGTATTGGTGTCTTAcacaattcattaaaaaactTTCTGTTTCTAGGGCAACATTCTAATTTCTTGGACATTGTTTTCTAATttgaatttattgagatgcacctgtagtTTCAAAGAAATCATGACTTTTTTGACTTGTAGAAAACGAAAGTGACAGAGACAGTCTGTTATTTGCTTGAATTCCTGATACCAAGCAATCTTTGAaactgtttcccccccccagaATTGTTTCAGTAATAATATTTATGAGCTTCGTGTGAAGGTGGCTTGTTTGGTTTTAATTATTCAACAACTGGACACAGTTTTTTATGTAACGTGGGTTCAGgattgtgtacatgcttgtCGCATGAAGTTGATACTTTATGGTCTGCTCCGTTTTTTAGTGCTTTTGGCATCCATATGCAGTTACTTGCCCAGAAATGTTAGGAATAGATTTTGTTACTTGACAAAATTAGTTAACAAAGGTATGTAAACATGATCCTGAAaggaatattttaaatgttcaacaatgtaactattcatatttgtatttattcattattattattattataaaatgagCCCTCAAACTCCATGGCTCATCTGGTGAAGGTGTCTATAACGCTGTACTTTTGTCATTGTTCTATCTATTATCCAGGTGCAACACTACCACCCATCACCATAGCGTACAAGAGAAAatatgaggaggaagaggaagatgatTCCGAAATGGATGACTTTATTGATGATGGCGATGATGAGCAGGCGGAGGTTTCCAAACACATTAAGGAAATCTTTGGCTATGACAGAACCAAGTAAGGGTTTCTAATATCCTCTGGTCTTTTACTATCcagtccatgtttttttttttttaatcccacacAGATACAAGGATGAAAGTGATTATGCTCTCAAGTTCATGGAGAGCAGCTGGCGAGATTTGCAGAAAGAAGAAGCAAAGAGGTACCTGAATGAAGGATTACCTTGATTTTTGCATGTCTGATGTGTATTTTGAGCTGCctttacttactgtactgtttcccccccccccccccttgcctGTGTTAGTCTAAAATTGGCTGTGCAAGAAGATTTGGAGGAGGAAAGAAAAGAGCAAGAGGAGATGAAAAGGATCAAtgccaagaggaaaaaaatgaactgaatcaCTTTAAATTGTTGTCATGGACATGACGGACTCTTTGTCACCTGGACAGAAATAAGACAATATGTTTGACATATTTGCATGTAAAGCACTGTGGCACACGTGAATATTATGGGACCCTTGTTGTTATTTTCCCTTTTCTCCCTTTGTTTTCACAAACATCGGAAGGAGTGATACACGACATTGAAACAGAAAGACCTTGACCTTGGACGATACTTTTTGGTTGACGTCGATCCAGAAATCTTTCAAGGCAAAATATGTACAGATGTTTCTGGCGTTAGATGCAAATGACATTTTGCCCCTCGTTCTCCCcgttatttatttccccccatcAAAAGCAgtcccaatttaaaaaacaacgtttaaaaagtaatatttgAGTGTGGAAGACTTGTTTAAACCTATCAGTGCCGGTGATAGCTGTTCTTGAACACAATATGTAACATTTCATCTCAATTTGGATTGTAACTACGCAAAATGTgtaatgtttctttttaaaagattttgaaACAAAGAAGGGTTGTGTCTTGTCAATTTGCTTTGTCGCGATAGTGCAGTCAATCTAAGGTTCTGGGTTTTGAGTATCTGCGATTTCATGCGCCCTCCATtcaatccatccttccatttacTATCACTGACACCGATGGAACATTTGGAGTCtccaggagtacccggagaaaacccgagCAAGCATgggggaattaaaaaaagtaaaacccaCAAAGTAAATCCAGACTACAAACCTTGTACAGTAATTTCTAATCAAAGctaacgctttttttttttttttttttttaaatgcctttcGGCCACCGTACTTGGGGAGTGGCTTGCTAATTACCTTAGCTACGAGGAAAAGTTTGCGGAAGTTTAGTCGGTGCAGGCTGTCAGAAAGAATAGTTCCATAGATGGACCTTCGTTCGGAGAAAATACAGCGGGTCATATCCAAGGTGAGGTCAATTGTCACACTTTGATATTTAGAACTCAGCGTAAGAGTGTAAATTGCCGGTTGGTTAGCACAGCGTGCTAACACGAGCTGGTCGCTGTCAACTGGCTCGACCAGCTCCGTGACTTACAAAATTCGCCGAGTTAACACGGAAGTCTTGAAACGTTTTAAACACgactaaatgttttcttttcttactttgtgtctgtgtgtgttttacctTGGATTTGCGAAAGGAATCATCAATACGTGGTTCGTTCATGCGAGTGCCAAAGTTGTCGGTGAATGTCAGCCACTAGTACATTCAAATCGAATTACACCAGAGCtacaaataagaataataagaataatacttTTCACGTGCTAAAAAGAGCTCTCCATTGAATGATACTACTTTCGTTATATTTGCTACAAACGTATTCATTATTATGACTAGGAGAAATCCGATAGTTCTACTACCTTATTATTGTGAGGTAAACCTTTTCCAgtttgactttgggcgaaaggcaggtacaccctggaccggtggCCAATCACTCGCTGGGCAGTGGGCACATGGAGACCAGCAACCATTGACACCACGTGGATAATCTCGAGTCTTCCGTTCATTTATCCTGCATGCGGTTGGACTGTAAATGGGCTTCAACCTCTATAGCACTTTTCCACCTTTAAGGAGCTttaacactgtcacatccttACCCTACTGATGATGCAGCAACAGGAGCAGCTGcgggggttcagtatcttgctcaaggacactttggCATGGTCACTTCAGGTTGGGAGGcgaccactctaccacctgagccacGCTAGAGGAATCCCATGCAAGCGCGAGAATAAACAATCTGGATACCAAATCTGAATTCAGTTGATGAGCTGTGTGTCAATCTGTACGTCTTGTCTAATTTCAGTACAAATTCCACGATGTTGCGCTTGAGGAGTTGGGCAAAATTGAGGAAACCTTCCCTGGGATGATCCCTTCTGTAGGCACATATAGTGAGTTTTGTGCATGTACACacgattctctctctctcccgcaTGACGACGACCGTCGTGACTCTCTaaccttctttctttcttttttttttttttttttttataaacaaatcGCAGCATTCAACGATGGCTCCCAGAAAGAGCTCCTGAAATTGAATGGCAACCTTCCGGTCAAGTACGAAGGTAAGACTTGTACTTGGGATCATCTGGTGTGATTGAGCGCGCTGATTTTCTTTTGTTCCTCAAGGCCGGTCCTACAACTTCCCCATCCAGCTTTGGCTGATGGACTCCTTCCCAGTTACCCCTCCCATTTGCCTCCTGAGGCCCACATCGGACATGATAATCAGGGAGGGCAAACACGTGGACGCCCGAGGACGTATCTACCTGCCCGTGTTGCACAACTGGGATcatgtatgttgttgttgttgttgttgtctggaAATGTTGCGTGTCGCTTGCTCTCATGAGTCGGTCCGGTCCCCCTGCTGCAGCCCAAGTCGTCCGTGGTGAATCTTTTGGAGGAGATGATTTTGAAGTTTCAAGAGGATCCTCCCCTGTCCGCATCCACCGCAGGACAGAAAGACCCGCAGGAGCTCCTGGCGTTTGTCAATAATCTCCAGATTAATGATCGTGCGTCGCTCAAATTGTCTGCCATGCTTGTGCTAATCCCTTTCCGTTTAACGGCCTCCATTTTTGAATTGCAGGTGCAAATAGACACCATGATCACCCGGACCACAAAGTCTCTGTTATCGGAGGAGGGGATTTAGGAATGGCCACAGTGATGAGCATTTTGGCAAAGGTTTTCACCTTTCGATAAAGGACTGTGCAAAAGTGTTAAAACGGACACCCTTTGGAGTAcgcaaaaaaactattttacagTATAATCGTATATCTGTATAAAGGTGCagatatcccccccccccacattccaaaaacatgaatttaaattgcccataggtgtgaatgtgagtggaaattCGCAGTCACAGCTTTTGCACAGTCAAAGTCTATGTTGGATATTTGAATTGATTTGAGGCGTTCTAAAGAAAAGCTAATCCCTTTTCCGGTTCCCCCACAGTGTAAAGTCGATAAGCTCGTCTTCATCGATGTTGCCGAAAGTTCCACCAAGGGGGGCAGCACAGATCTGGAGATATTCAGGCTGCCCAAGGTGGAGGTGTCCAAGGGTATGTCGTTTTCTATTCAGTCACGCCAAATGGTCGCACGAAaccgagggggggggggcaaaatgtGGCCTGTGGGCCCACTCCattctttaatccggcccaccgAGCAGTCACATTTATAAGAGTCATGTCATATTCGTTCCAATaattgccccccccctccctccctttaGATTTCTTAAATCATACTATCTATTCATGGAAAGTTAAACCAATGATTAATTTATTGGAACAAATTacgaaatataaaaaaaaaaaaatgtaaaaacaatgttGACATGTAACAAGTTTTTACAtacttttattgaataaatataatacatgtattatatttataatcCAATCAAATGATCATTATTGGACTAAAACTTGAAAATGATGTTGATTATTCTTTTTTGAAACCTCATCTACGAACGAGCCGACCCCTcccttttgttttaaaaatgaaaatgtgtcctTGAGCACAAAGCGCCCCTGCCGTTTCCATGGAGGAATTCCCTACATTGTTCCTCTGCTCTCGGTGCTTTCCGTCCACAACACGGCGGccctttttgacattttgactcGGCTCTTGTCAGATTTGTCTGCCTCCGAGGGCTCCAGGGTCGTCGTGGTGACCGCCAACGCATGGAGCGGCGAGCAGTCGTATCTAAGCGTGGTCCAGACCAATGTCAATTTGTACAGAGGGATCATTCCAACATTGGCACGTCTCAACCCCACCGCCGTCATGCTTATCGCTTCGCAGCCAGGTGAGAGGACCGGTTCGCTGTATTCAAACAACGCCATTGTGGACAGAAGTATTCGGACAATGGGAATTTCTTACACCTGTAATGCTGTCGAGCAAGAAAGTTGAGTACAGGGTAGTTTGTGAGCTTGGAGCCCACTGACGTTGGATGTGAGGGCCTGACTCACAACTTCTGTTGTCGTTCATCCCAGAGGCGcttgatggggttgaggtcagagAAAATGATCTGtggcaaataatgtatctttcttcATCTAGCTATGCCAACGCCGTTTAGTGACAAGAACAACATTTAAATGctctccactagatggcagaaagtaaaaTACACCCATGTGTATCCAtccacttgttgccattcagaaaaatagctttgtgtttaattaaacaGGCCCTGATTTCACATCGAGTATATACGTTGGTGGGTCAATtaagacgagatcatcatttcAGTTTCTATACTCTTTGtggtatttttgtttgctgtgcCGTGACATTTTTCTAACGTAAGATATGTGCCTtcgctcaataaaggttgagaaCCATCGTCTGAAGTCATTATGATATTGCTTAAACAGCAAATCAAATGATGGAGTGACTGCACAGcaatgttcatatttttttttcctacataatataaaaaatatatgcatggACAATATAGCTTCCGTACCATGAAAGATGCAGTATATTAAGCTGTGTAATGATGGTTGTtcatatgtaaatatattttccaaattattTCAAGTACAGCACTTACCTCACAGAGTTGGTCTATAAAGGTAGTGAATGGTACTTGAGCATTATACTAAAAAGAATCATTATGATTCtcgttcactgccagccttcccggttaacatggatatttgacttctaaagccgtcaatggcagtgaatatgTTAAGGGCGAAATAAGGCCTTAATTGAATCAAATAAGATTTGTCCAAAAAGTGTATATTGTGCCTTGTCTCCAGTGGACATAATGACCCACATTGCATGGAGGCAGAGCGGCCTGCCGCCAACACAAGTCATCGGAGCGGGCTGTAATCTGGACTCGGAACGTTTCGGTCACATTCTGGATATCACCTTAAACACTCCCAAACAGGCCTGGGTCATTGGAGAGCTATCGGACaacaaaggtgtgtgtgtgtgtgtgtgtgtgtgtgtgagctgtTTCCAtgcttttacattttgttgtgaTTTCCGTTGTATTGACTTTACCAGCTCTACCTGCCAGTTCTGGGCTGCTTTCCCATTGACTCTAACTTGTCAGCGCTTTGTCACACAGTCCCTGTGATGAGTAACAACGAAGCAGGCTCCAAAAAGCCACTAGAAATCCCAGGATCGGGCTCCGCCAAACCACTGCTCAGCAGGTACAGTCATCAGTTATTAGTTTAACTCCAGCAGAGGAATCAAGTAAGGACTTTTGAATATAGCGGATGAGTTTACATGGCCATGATGTGTCACTCCAGGGCCTTTGACATGATGAAGAATCGAGGTCAGCGTTCATGGTCTGTTGGTTTGTCTATTGCTGACATCACAACCAGCATCCTGACAGATAGGAAGAAAGTCCACTCCATCGCCACTCTCGCCCAGGTGATGGTTAAATTGGTCAGAAGCATATTCTGAGACCAAACTTAAGCACATTAACAAGTTCAAAAAAATGTTGGAGGGTAgtgtgctatttaaaaaaaaataaaaaataaaaagaatgtaacaaaagttgaatgttaaaagatgttttttttttttgggttaaaaatgtgtacagtatcACGCTAATTTAAGTTGAATGTTAAAATGAAccacactttttaaatttagatattgtcctgtttttgttttgtcaccaATTGCACCAAAGTAAGcctttgaaatacatttttagctGATTAACATAGCTTTCCctgcagtgttccccaacctttacTGTAGTTTACAAAATCTCATGCCATTCCGGACAGAAAGTATATCTCCTCCCATGTAAATgaaagcatttcattgttctgcctgtcactgtacatTGCTGGcacagatagatgaacaaagatgtaaTTTTCAGAGCAGGTCAttgaaatttgataatttcccccAGCACAGCTGATGATCTCTGCAGGCACACCGGTTCGAAACATGTTTCATTAAGACAAGGTGAAATTGGCCCCCCCGCTTCCTTCCCTCAGTGGTAAAGGTTTGGACATCCCTGACGTAAAGGAAGAATATAGACCCATCCTGTATTTCTGGGTGTAAAATGCAGAAAAAGTAATTAGGCCcacaatgtgtgtttgtttgagaaATCTACATTCAAACGATGAAATATTCGTGTGGTTCATCTGCACCGTTTGCCTAGGGCTGGAACGGCATAGGAGCAGAGGTGTTCTTCAGTTTGCCATGCCTCCTGGGGTCGAGCGGTTCCACGCGCCTGGCTGGTGTGTCACTGGGGAAGGAGGAAGACTCCAAGCTGAAGGAGAGCATCAGTTCGCTCACGAACCTCATGAGTCAGCTGAGAATATGAGGGATGGCGATTGTACCGGTTTCAGGGGGCGTGCCTGTTAGTTTGCTGGCCTTCCTCCGCAAGTTGGACTGACATGCAAGTTTGAATGTATGGACCACCTGTCTTTACCCGTCCTGTTTTCTTGTTTACCTTGGCTCTTGATCCTGTATATTGACTTTGAGTGGGAAAGAAATCACAAATTTGTacaaattacatatttatacTAAACACGGAGATATTTTGTTACACACTAATTTGTTACATTTAGCtatgcaaatatattgaatgcaaaaaagtaataattctGAAAAGCTGTATTTCTGCTTAAGATCATTTTGAAGGGTTTGCAAGtataatgtgatttattttcaaccacACAAACTATCTTTTGGGGAGGAAGTCACTGGGAGAAGTGCAATCAAGGTActtcaggtattttttttaattatttgaacaAAATTTGCTCTTTGCACAGCTGAAACAAGTTATGTACACTAACATTTACATACGTTTGTGGGAGTGCAATAAACCAAATAATCACCAGGTGTCTGagtgagaaaaaatatatacaaaactttgttttttcagaaaataaaacatttggcgCAACAGTACATACTTTTCAGTGGAACGTGACAAATATTGACTAGACATTTACATTTGGTCTTCTGCCAACCATGCTACCACAATGGATGACCAGGTCTTATTTAGGGTAATACAACTACGTAAAGGTCCATATTGAAATTCTTGAGGATTATTGTAGAATCATCTGCATAGATGTGAATACATATAGAAACTAGTTTAGCACCACCAAGGAAGGGCTGGTGTGTGGGTTACAAAAATGGATAGGAAGTTCACTTGCGGACTATCTCTGATATGACAATTTATCAGACAATATAACATTTACAgcaacaatgtacagtatatagtgggATTTTGCATCACTCCTGATAAATATTGGAATCCGTTCCAAACTGATTTTCATATTTGAACATGGCTTAACTTCCTTTTCTCCAGAACCTTTTTCTGAGCCATTACAATAACGAGCTTTAAGTGACCTAAACTCAGactgtacatacacacagaaaatatgaaaaatgtccTCATATTCTCACAAAGGTGTTTGAAATGCCTTCATATAGAAAAATAACTACATGCCCACGCAGCGCATAATCTTGTCAAACATACATCAGTAAacatatacaattaaaatacacaaaaataaaaccaccATAGGGAGATGTTGTTCATAAGGGGATCAGCATGACAGATGTTCCATCTTTGGTTTACACATTGTGAAATTACTATACAGAGGAAGCAAACATTGTGAGCAATAAAAAGATAACCATAGCGTATCCGATGCTGTCTTGTTAATGTAACGAATGAACTAATTGCACCATAACCTCCCTTTCTGACGTTAGCTTACTCAAACTATGTCGTAGCTCTTTGACCTAAAGATACTCAATTCATTTTGACATTAGAACGACTAGTTGAGAGCCAGCTCACCTTTCACCTTAAACAAAGACTTCAGGGGAACCAACGGACCAAATGAGAGAGCCGAGACCCTACTTGGACTCCATTTAAGACACTTTGGAGGAAAAGATTCAAGATAACCGTACATGAAGCGCTGGTGGCTTCATTTCTTTGTAACTGTTGATATGGTATAAAATGCCAATGACAAAA contains these protein-coding regions:
- the spty2d1 gene encoding protein SPT2 homolog, producing MMDFDNVLSIATQNKGVSSVQKRYSLQTGPPKKDLKSKGVNPAAVQALLKKRQNDARVRETELKKQKEDLLAKRVELKSDRKARAMASRTKDNFKGYNGIPVVDVPKKRRSKQEIEMDERGNEETFRNYSVDPEEDEDNYEYEQTDSEPDPDPEPLRPGKNSSFSGHSSNSRASPKKPSGPPKSAPPCMNFADLLKLAEKKQFEPVELKAKIVKDERLHTAEELKELEMERRAKSRNKDLKTEREHRPQSSSGFVRKNTSQKEPKNCKPQKSLSERPNQSNGVMNKSVATPYKTTIGERERDRPKIPVTSKTTSSPVSVKQGVPKPLSHHAASASSDPRLKKESSVSVQGKPSGIPHSKPHGTSGRDLKSPNSNPQKNRPTQGRSAKQERPVVNHKSGMGEPPRFGSNPAVKSSGNSLVRPLSSGRPKEENQRQSRPGVTPQPKASGSGLQGHPGGRAGRPPGFGQGRATSGGPGIGPGRGPSGGPPPNRQPSGSFGSGPGRPKCTVVSETISSKNVSGARPGVPPRPAIPQRPGVAPRPGGPTRPLNRPPGATLPPITIAYKRKYEEEEEDDSEMDDFIDDGDDEQAEVSKHIKEIFGYDRTKYKDESDYALKFMESSWRDLQKEEAKSLKLAVQEDLEEERKEQEEMKRINAKRKKMN
- the uevld gene encoding ubiquitin-conjugating enzyme E2 variant 3; the protein is MDLRSEKIQRVISKYKFHDVALEELGKIEETFPGMIPSVGTYTFNDGSQKELLKLNGNLPVKYEGRSYNFPIQLWLMDSFPVTPPICLLRPTSDMIIREGKHVDARGRIYLPVLHNWDHPKSSVVNLLEEMILKFQEDPPLSASTAGQKDPQELLAFVNNLQINDRANRHHDHPDHKVSVIGGGDLGMATVMSILAKCKVDKLVFIDVAESSTKGGSTDLEIFRLPKVEVSKDLSASEGSRVVVVTANAWSGEQSYLSVVQTNVNLYRGIIPTLARLNPTAVMLIASQPVDIMTHIAWRQSGLPPTQVIGAGCNLDSERFGHILDITLNTPKQAWVIGELSDNKVPVMSNNEAGSKKPLEIPGSGSAKPLLSRAFDMMKNRGQRSWSVGLSIADITTSILTDRKKVHSIATLAQGWNGIGAEVFFSLPCLLGSSGSTRLAGVSLGKEEDSKLKESISSLTNLMSQLRI